A DNA window from Minwuia thermotolerans contains the following coding sequences:
- a CDS encoding pirin family protein: MSESDFRTVLGVIPGVDAQDGAGVKLKRSLGGPRLQHFDPFLLLDEFRSDQAGDYIAGFPDHPHRGFETVTYMLAGRMRHRDNQGNSGLLQSGGAQWMTAGRGIVHSEMPEQEDGLMWGFQLWVNLPAADKMTAPRYQDIEPGDIPEAERPGGARVRIVAGELGGVAGPVSGIATKPLYYDVALPAEGRFDEAVPEGHNAFVYVYGGGLDLGSHTLSEGQMALLTDGARVEARARGGEARFLLIAGQPIGEPVARYGPFVMNTKEEIIQAFRDYEAGKF; encoded by the coding sequence ATGAGCGAATCCGATTTCCGAACCGTGCTGGGCGTGATCCCCGGCGTCGACGCGCAGGACGGGGCAGGCGTCAAGCTGAAGCGCAGCCTCGGCGGCCCCCGCCTGCAGCATTTCGATCCCTTCCTGCTGCTGGACGAGTTCCGCTCGGACCAGGCCGGCGACTACATCGCCGGCTTTCCCGATCATCCCCATCGGGGCTTCGAGACCGTGACCTACATGCTGGCCGGCCGCATGCGCCACCGCGACAATCAGGGCAATTCCGGCCTGCTGCAGAGCGGCGGCGCGCAGTGGATGACCGCCGGCCGCGGCATCGTGCACTCGGAAATGCCGGAGCAGGAGGACGGCCTGATGTGGGGCTTCCAGCTCTGGGTCAACCTGCCGGCCGCCGACAAGATGACGGCGCCGCGCTACCAGGACATCGAGCCGGGCGACATTCCGGAGGCCGAGCGCCCGGGCGGCGCACGCGTGCGCATCGTCGCCGGAGAGCTCGGCGGCGTCGCCGGACCGGTCAGCGGCATCGCCACGAAACCGCTCTACTACGATGTCGCCCTGCCGGCCGAAGGGCGCTTCGACGAGGCCGTGCCCGAAGGCCACAACGCTTTCGTCTACGTCTATGGCGGCGGGCTGGACCTCGGGAGCCACACGCTCTCGGAAGGCCAGATGGCGCTGCTGACGGACGGCGCGCGGGTCGAGGCCCGGGCCAGGGGCGGCGAAGCAAGGTTCCTGCTCATTGCCGGGCAACCGATCGGCGAGCCGGTGGCCCGCTACGGTCCCTTCGTGATGAACACGAAGGAGGAGATCATCCAGGCCTTCCGCGACTATGAGGCCGGGAAGTTCTGA
- a CDS encoding sigma-54-dependent transcriptional regulator, giving the protein MSRTAKSQILLVEDTPTLARSYIQFLRDEPYDIRHVETGAEALAELEKGRPDAILLDLRLPDMDGMEILRHIGSLDEGIGVIVITAHGSVQTAVTAMRLGAADFIVKPFTADRLKVTLRNVLETTKLKEIVETYRTEIDRGGFEGFVGSALCMQAVYRIIEAAASSKATVFITGESGTGKEVCAEAIKNRSPRRDKPFIAINCAAIPHDLMESEIFGHVKGAFTGALGEREGAAAMADGGTLFLDEICEMDLDLQAKLLRFIQTETYSKVGSSKVEKVDVRVICATNKEPMAEVKAGRFREDLYYRLHVIPMHLPPLRERDDDILRIAETFLRRYAEQEGKSFRAFGPAAAAILMAHEWPGNVRELQNAVHNIVVLNDAETVTPEMLPANLQKVEALAPPPAAAASAAEPEAGPPRPERRADVQSLSEEIRPLAAVERDYIENAIERCGGNIRTAAALLGIAPQTIYRKRAAWEEEDAATAAE; this is encoded by the coding sequence ATGAGCCGCACGGCGAAGTCTCAGATTCTGCTCGTCGAGGACACGCCGACGCTGGCGCGGAGCTACATCCAGTTCCTGCGCGACGAACCCTATGACATCCGCCACGTCGAAACCGGCGCCGAAGCCCTGGCCGAACTGGAGAAAGGGCGGCCCGACGCGATCCTGCTGGACCTCCGGCTGCCGGACATGGACGGCATGGAGATCCTGCGCCATATCGGTTCGCTGGACGAGGGGATCGGCGTCATCGTGATCACCGCCCACGGGTCGGTGCAGACGGCGGTGACGGCAATGCGGCTGGGCGCTGCCGACTTCATCGTGAAACCGTTCACCGCCGACCGGCTGAAGGTCACGCTGCGCAACGTCCTGGAAACGACCAAGCTCAAGGAGATCGTCGAGACCTACCGCACGGAGATCGACCGCGGCGGTTTCGAAGGCTTCGTCGGCAGCGCGCTGTGCATGCAGGCGGTCTACCGCATCATCGAGGCCGCGGCGTCGTCGAAGGCCACCGTCTTCATCACCGGCGAAAGCGGCACCGGCAAGGAGGTCTGCGCCGAGGCGATCAAGAACCGCAGCCCGCGCCGCGACAAGCCCTTCATCGCCATCAACTGCGCCGCGATCCCCCACGACCTGATGGAGAGCGAGATCTTCGGTCATGTGAAGGGCGCCTTCACCGGGGCCCTGGGCGAGCGCGAGGGCGCGGCGGCGATGGCCGACGGGGGCACGCTGTTCCTGGACGAGATCTGCGAGATGGACCTGGACCTGCAGGCCAAGCTGCTGCGCTTCATCCAGACCGAGACCTACAGCAAGGTCGGCAGCTCGAAGGTCGAGAAGGTGGACGTGCGGGTGATCTGCGCCACCAACAAGGAACCGATGGCGGAGGTCAAGGCGGGCCGGTTCCGCGAGGATCTCTACTACCGGCTGCACGTGATCCCGATGCACCTGCCGCCGCTCAGGGAGCGCGACGACGACATTCTGCGGATCGCGGAGACGTTCCTGCGCCGCTACGCCGAACAGGAAGGCAAGAGCTTCCGCGCCTTCGGGCCGGCCGCCGCGGCGATTCTGATGGCGCATGAGTGGCCCGGCAATGTGCGCGAACTGCAGAACGCGGTGCACAACATCGTGGTCCTGAACGACGCCGAGACGGTGACGCCGGAGATGCTGCCGGCCAACCTGCAGAAGGTGGAGGCGCTGGCCCCGCCCCCGGCGGCTGCGGCGTCCGCAGCGGAGCCCGAGGCGGGACCGCCGCGTCCGGAGCGCCGCGCCGATGTGCAGTCGCTGTCCGAGGAGATCCGGCCGCTGGCCGCGGTCGAACGCGACTACATCGAGAACGCGATCGAACGCTGCGGCGGCAATATCCGCACCGCCGCGGCGCTGCTCGGCATCGCGCCGCAGACGATCTACCGCAAGCGCGCCGCCTGGGAGGAAGAGGACGCCGCCACCGCGGCGGAGTAG
- a CDS encoding hybrid sensor histidine kinase/response regulator yields the protein MNRTLAVLLATVMVLLSTTVFSVLTLRKEYNASSSRYDSIVWGASHTRTELSLFLAALDTYVLGTSGMSQAEFQQRYSYLKQRLPVFLQAMRSDRDDALGAGDLASGIQDRLRANDARLHNLEAGDYRAYNQLRNDLLPLFNALQQLSNSSELTVTQSRADRLRPIYLELLISAVATMAAAALLVLLLIREIRRTTRLYRQVSAAEARANAARTQLLEAIEAMNDGFALYDENDRLILFNTRYRELYSSAGQAGIETGQRFEDIMRRTASRHIVDATTDPEAWVAWRVARHREPGGPFEQELVDGRWILVGEFRTDEGGRVSVHTDITAQKDNEEALREAKERAEDANVAKSRFLAMMSHEIRTPMNGVLGMTNLLLETGLSGEQHQYAETVHKSGEALLTIINDILDFSKLEAGRLELEEVAFDLEDLADGVADLLSARAFERGTEIAVIYDPDLPKRFYGDPTRIRQVLLNFAGNAIKFTETGGVTIEILLAGSENDRPKLRFNVTDTGIGIPQDRQDALFQEFTQVDASTARRYGGTGLGLAISRRLVDLMGGNIGLDSEVGRGSTFWFEATLGVADVAHRGEAHEMVDRLSAMLRGRQAAILATNPVLREGMAARLRGLGLSIAHNAASLDAPSRTVDHLVIDGGLAEHAGAADIVRLRSRVGGRMVVAIDPSQRGRAEQILARGFDQFLLRPPRPLALAQALTGRDSAAEAHAAATIEQIGDEAALGARVLVADDNRINLQVARVMLEKAGYAVTAVEDGAGALAAIGENDFEVVLMDVQMPDMDGFEVTAAIRALDGARATTPVVAVTANAMPEHREECLSKGMDDFIAKPFDKIELLQLVAKWALIGAASTGGPPNAGTMAGPAAADAGPVPAGAAPEPGGEVEGSMIDRAILDQFGEDVGQDYLPELLRDFMLDTQDRLERLSEPLDDVSADRLGREAHSLKSSAGTVGAVSLSEAAAKIERLCDEGPLEDARQAIEEIRAIAERTLAEMGRMIEQRAA from the coding sequence GTGAACAGAACGCTGGCGGTCCTGCTCGCGACCGTCATGGTTCTCCTCTCCACCACGGTCTTCTCGGTGCTGACGCTGCGCAAGGAATACAACGCCAGTTCCAGCCGCTATGACAGCATCGTCTGGGGCGCTTCGCACACCCGCACGGAACTGTCGCTGTTCCTCGCCGCGCTCGATACCTACGTGCTCGGCACCTCGGGCATGAGCCAGGCCGAATTCCAGCAGCGCTACAGCTACCTGAAACAGCGCCTGCCCGTGTTTCTCCAGGCCATGCGCTCGGACCGGGACGACGCGCTCGGCGCCGGCGACCTGGCGAGCGGCATCCAGGATCGTCTGCGCGCCAATGACGCCCGGCTGCACAATCTGGAAGCCGGCGACTACCGAGCCTACAACCAGCTGCGCAACGACCTGCTGCCGCTGTTCAACGCGCTGCAGCAACTCTCCAATTCCTCGGAGCTGACGGTCACACAGTCGCGCGCCGACCGGTTGCGGCCGATCTATCTGGAACTGCTGATCTCGGCGGTCGCCACCATGGCGGCGGCGGCGCTGCTGGTGCTGCTGCTGATCCGGGAAATCCGCCGCACCACCCGACTCTACCGCCAGGTCTCGGCCGCCGAGGCGCGCGCCAACGCCGCCCGAACGCAGCTGCTGGAAGCGATCGAGGCGATGAACGACGGGTTCGCCCTCTACGACGAGAACGACCGTCTGATCCTGTTCAACACCAGGTACCGCGAGCTCTACAGCAGCGCCGGTCAGGCGGGCATCGAAACCGGCCAGCGCTTCGAGGACATCATGCGGCGCACCGCCAGCCGCCACATCGTCGACGCCACCACCGACCCGGAAGCATGGGTCGCCTGGCGGGTGGCGCGCCATCGCGAGCCCGGCGGCCCCTTCGAGCAGGAGCTGGTGGACGGGCGCTGGATCCTGGTCGGCGAGTTCCGCACCGACGAGGGCGGCCGGGTGAGCGTGCATACCGACATAACCGCGCAGAAGGACAATGAAGAGGCCCTGCGCGAGGCCAAGGAGCGGGCCGAGGACGCCAATGTCGCCAAGTCCCGCTTCCTCGCCATGATGAGTCACGAGATACGCACGCCCATGAACGGCGTGCTGGGCATGACCAACCTGTTGCTGGAGACCGGGCTGAGCGGCGAACAGCACCAGTACGCCGAGACCGTTCACAAGTCGGGCGAGGCGCTGCTGACGATCATCAACGACATCCTCGACTTCTCGAAGCTGGAGGCCGGGCGGCTGGAGCTGGAGGAGGTCGCCTTCGACCTGGAAGACCTGGCCGATGGTGTGGCAGACCTGCTTTCGGCGCGCGCCTTCGAACGCGGCACGGAAATCGCCGTGATCTACGACCCGGATCTGCCCAAGCGCTTCTACGGCGACCCCACGCGTATCCGCCAGGTGCTGCTGAACTTCGCCGGCAACGCCATCAAGTTCACCGAGACCGGCGGCGTCACCATCGAAATCCTGCTGGCCGGCAGCGAGAACGACCGTCCGAAACTGCGCTTCAACGTCACCGACACCGGCATCGGCATTCCGCAGGACCGCCAGGACGCCCTGTTCCAGGAATTCACCCAGGTCGACGCCTCGACGGCCCGGCGCTATGGCGGCACGGGCCTCGGCCTCGCCATCTCCAGACGCCTGGTCGACCTGATGGGCGGGAATATCGGCCTGGACAGCGAGGTCGGCCGGGGCAGCACCTTCTGGTTCGAAGCCACGCTGGGCGTCGCGGACGTGGCCCACAGGGGCGAGGCCCACGAGATGGTGGACCGGCTGAGCGCCATGCTCAGGGGCCGGCAGGCGGCGATCCTGGCGACGAACCCTGTCCTGCGGGAGGGGATGGCGGCGCGCCTGCGCGGCCTGGGCCTGTCGATCGCCCACAACGCGGCTTCGCTCGATGCGCCGTCCCGCACCGTCGATCACCTGGTGATCGACGGGGGCCTGGCCGAACACGCCGGCGCCGCGGACATCGTCCGGCTGCGCAGCCGCGTCGGCGGCCGCATGGTGGTGGCGATCGACCCGTCCCAGCGCGGCCGCGCCGAGCAGATCCTGGCCCGGGGCTTCGACCAGTTCCTGCTGCGCCCGCCCCGGCCGCTCGCCCTCGCCCAGGCGCTGACCGGGCGCGACAGCGCCGCGGAAGCCCATGCCGCCGCCACGATCGAGCAGATCGGCGACGAGGCGGCACTGGGCGCGCGGGTGCTGGTGGCCGACGACAACCGCATCAACCTGCAGGTCGCCAGGGTGATGCTGGAGAAGGCGGGCTACGCGGTCACCGCGGTCGAGGATGGCGCTGGCGCCCTGGCCGCCATCGGCGAGAACGACTTCGAGGTGGTGCTGATGGACGTGCAGATGCCGGACATGGACGGCTTCGAGGTCACCGCCGCGATCCGCGCCCTGGACGGCGCCAGGGCCACGACGCCCGTGGTCGCGGTGACGGCCAACGCCATGCCCGAACACCGCGAGGAATGCCTGTCGAAGGGCATGGACGACTTCATCGCCAAACCCTTCGACAAGATCGAACTGCTGCAGCTCGTCGCCAAGTGGGCGCTGATTGGCGCCGCCAGTACCGGCGGCCCGCCGAACGCCGGAACGATGGCGGGGCCAGCGGCCGCCGATGCCGGGCCGGTTCCCGCCGGCGCGGCGCCGGAACCGGGGGGCGAGGTGGAAGGATCGATGATCGACCGCGCGATCCTCGACCAGTTCGGCGAGGATGTCGGTCAGGACTACCTGCCCGAACTGCTGCGCGATTTCATGCTGGATACCCAGGATCGGCTGGAACGGCTGTCCGAGCCTCTGGACGATGTCAGCGCCGACCGGCTGGGACGGGAAGCGCACAGCCTGAAGAGCAGCGCCGGCACCGTCGG